One window of the Candidatus Nanopelagicales bacterium genome contains the following:
- a CDS encoding peptidase, with translation MSPIHVAPYHRRDRSLAGFVLSGRWPESTREWTQLLAVAVRVAAWPGMLATTAVFTAVEDLPEDPQPDTVGLVTCAGPVLGQGAPRPGEFADHQPPALLVLHPPSETVPSTPEVLGAASGVLLLPGVPHLGLEHRAGWVEAEPDGTVTRLVSAVGVDPLADPDLAVLATFLAA, from the coding sequence GTGAGCCCCATCCACGTCGCGCCGTACCACCGGAGGGACCGGTCGCTCGCCGGCTTCGTGCTCTCCGGCCGGTGGCCGGAGTCGACCCGGGAGTGGACCCAGCTGCTCGCGGTCGCCGTCCGGGTGGCCGCCTGGCCGGGCATGCTCGCCACCACCGCCGTCTTCACCGCGGTGGAGGACCTCCCCGAGGACCCGCAGCCCGACACCGTGGGCCTGGTCACCTGCGCCGGACCGGTCCTCGGGCAGGGCGCGCCGCGGCCCGGGGAGTTCGCCGACCACCAGCCGCCGGCGCTGCTGGTCCTGCACCCGCCGTCGGAGACCGTGCCGTCCACCCCGGAGGTGCTCGGCGCCGCGTCCGGGGTGCTGCTGCTGCCGGGGGTGCCGCACCTGGGGCTGGAGCACCGGGCCGGCTGGGTCGAGGCGGAGCCGGACGGCACCGTGACCCGGCTGGTGAGCGCGGTCGGGGTGGACCCGCTGGCCGACCCCGACCTCGCGGTCCTGGCCACCTTCCTCGCCGCATAG
- a CDS encoding FAD-binding oxidoreductase: MVEERTPCGLDRGGYQDQVARLLDQYAELAPGEPVRLAKATSNLFRPRARTSSPGLDVAAFDGVLEVDESARTADVLGMTTYEHLVDATLPHGLAPMCVPQLRTITLGGAVTGLGIESTSFRNGLPHESVLEMDVLTGDGRVLTISRADDDPHRDLFFGFPNSYGTLGYALRLRIELEPVAPYVHLRHVRFDTATELAEAAARITAERSWRGQRVDFLDGTVFSPEEQYLTLGEKVAAPTAANPLASNYTGMGVYYRSIQRRREDLLTIHDYLWRWDTDWFWCSRAFGVQRPEVRLLWPKSRLRSDVYWKLVALDRRWRLSARADRLRGRPAREPVVQDIEVPVDRLPEFLDFFHREVGIEPVWVCPLRQRDPAARWPLYQLDPSTTYVNVGFWSTVPLPPGVDPEEGRVNRRIERVVADLGGRKSLYSTAFYDRDEFWATYGGGVYDGLKKAYDPDGRLLGLYEKCVEQR, from the coding sequence GTGGTGGAGGAGCGGACCCCGTGCGGGCTCGACCGCGGGGGCTACCAGGACCAGGTCGCCCGGCTGCTGGACCAGTACGCCGAGCTCGCCCCGGGCGAGCCGGTCCGGCTGGCCAAGGCCACGTCGAACCTGTTCCGCCCGCGGGCGCGCACGTCCAGTCCCGGGCTGGACGTGGCGGCGTTCGACGGCGTGCTGGAGGTCGACGAGTCGGCCCGCACGGCCGACGTGCTCGGGATGACCACGTACGAGCACCTGGTGGACGCCACGCTGCCGCACGGGCTTGCCCCCATGTGCGTGCCGCAGCTGCGCACGATCACCCTCGGGGGCGCGGTCACCGGCCTGGGCATCGAGAGCACGAGCTTCCGCAACGGGCTGCCGCACGAGTCCGTCCTGGAGATGGACGTGCTCACCGGGGACGGCCGGGTGCTCACCATCAGCCGGGCGGACGACGACCCCCACCGGGACCTGTTCTTCGGGTTCCCCAACTCGTACGGGACCCTCGGCTACGCGCTGCGGCTGCGGATCGAGCTGGAGCCGGTGGCCCCGTACGTGCACCTGCGGCACGTCCGGTTCGACACCGCGACCGAGCTGGCGGAGGCGGCCGCCCGGATCACCGCCGAGCGCAGCTGGCGCGGTCAGCGCGTGGACTTCCTCGACGGCACCGTGTTCTCACCCGAGGAGCAGTACCTCACCCTCGGCGAGAAGGTCGCGGCACCGACCGCCGCCAACCCGCTGGCGTCCAACTACACCGGCATGGGGGTCTACTACCGGTCGATCCAGCGGCGCCGGGAGGACCTGCTCACCATCCACGACTACCTGTGGCGCTGGGACACCGACTGGTTCTGGTGCTCGCGCGCCTTCGGGGTCCAGCGCCCGGAGGTCCGGCTGCTGTGGCCGAAGTCCCGGCTGCGCAGCGACGTCTACTGGAAGCTGGTCGCCCTGGACCGACGCTGGCGGCTGTCCGCACGCGCCGACCGGCTGCGCGGCCGCCCGGCGCGCGAGCCGGTGGTGCAGGACATCGAGGTGCCGGTGGACCGGCTGCCGGAGTTCCTGGACTTCTTCCACCGCGAGGTGGGCATCGAGCCGGTCTGGGTGTGCCCGCTGCGCCAGCGCGACCCCGCCGCGCGGTGGCCGCTGTACCAGCTGGACCCGTCGACCACGTACGTCAACGTGGGGTTCTGGTCCACGGTGCCGCTTCCGCCCGGGGTGGACCCGGAGGAGGGACGGGTCAACCGTCGGATCGAGCGCGTGGTGGCCGACCTGGGAGGCCGCAAGTCGCTGTACTCCACCGCGTTCTACGATCGCGACGAGTTCTGGGCCACCTACGGGGGCGGGGTCTACGACGGGTTGAAGAAGGCGTACGACCCGGACGGGCGGCTGCTGGGGCTGTACGAGAAGTGCGTGGAGCAACGATGA
- a CDS encoding class I SAM-dependent methyltransferase: MRLAEAFTMVVGNDRGLGFRAYDGSSAGPVDAEVWLEVRNPRAVQYFAASPNQLGLMRAYVTGDLEIHGDVHTALSRMWPFSATLTLREKLALAREFAPYALARPTPPPQEARMSGRRHSKRRDADAIEHHYDVSNRFYRFVLGPSMAYTCAVFPTEDTSLEQAQEEKFDLVCQKLGLQPGMRLLDVGCGWGGMVLHAVKNYGVTALGVTLSGQQAAWGQRAIADAGLEDRAQIRHSDYRDVAEGGFDAVSSIGLTEHIGRANYPSYFSFLLARLRPEGRLLNHTITRPDNQQPTHYAKSFVQRYVFPDGELSGPGHIQSVMNDAGFEIRHQENLREHYALTLKHWCENLEEHWDEAVEEAGLGISRVWRLYMAASRLGFDTDNIQLHQTLGVKLGPGGRSGMPLRAGWQYPTPQSVRLGLADPVGSGVGSTAPH, from the coding sequence GTGAGACTGGCCGAGGCATTCACGATGGTGGTGGGCAACGACCGTGGCCTGGGGTTCCGGGCCTATGACGGCTCCAGCGCCGGTCCGGTCGACGCCGAGGTGTGGCTGGAGGTGCGCAACCCGCGCGCGGTGCAGTACTTCGCCGCCTCTCCCAACCAGCTGGGGCTGATGCGGGCCTATGTGACGGGCGACCTGGAGATCCATGGCGACGTCCACACCGCCCTGAGCCGGATGTGGCCGTTCAGCGCCACGCTCACGCTGCGGGAGAAGCTCGCGCTCGCCCGGGAGTTCGCGCCGTACGCGCTCGCCCGTCCCACCCCGCCGCCGCAGGAGGCGCGGATGTCGGGTCGCCGGCACTCCAAGCGCCGCGACGCCGACGCGATCGAGCACCACTACGACGTGAGCAACCGGTTCTACCGCTTCGTGCTGGGCCCGTCGATGGCGTACACCTGCGCGGTGTTCCCCACCGAGGACACGTCGCTGGAGCAGGCGCAGGAGGAGAAGTTCGACCTGGTCTGCCAGAAGCTCGGGCTGCAGCCGGGCATGCGGCTGCTGGATGTGGGCTGCGGCTGGGGCGGCATGGTCCTGCACGCGGTGAAGAACTACGGCGTCACCGCGCTGGGGGTGACGCTGTCCGGCCAGCAGGCCGCGTGGGGCCAGCGCGCCATCGCCGACGCGGGGCTGGAGGACCGGGCCCAGATCCGGCACTCCGACTACCGCGACGTGGCGGAGGGCGGCTTCGACGCGGTGTCGTCGATCGGCCTCACCGAGCACATCGGGCGGGCCAACTACCCGTCGTACTTCTCGTTCCTGCTGGCGAGGCTGCGGCCCGAGGGCCGCCTGCTCAACCACACCATCACCCGGCCGGACAACCAGCAGCCCACGCACTACGCGAAGTCGTTCGTGCAGCGGTACGTCTTCCCCGACGGCGAGCTGTCCGGGCCGGGTCACATCCAGTCGGTCATGAACGATGCCGGCTTCGAGATCCGCCACCAGGAGAACCTGCGGGAGCACTACGCGCTCACCCTCAAGCACTGGTGCGAGAACCTGGAGGAGCACTGGGACGAGGCGGTCGAGGAGGCGGGTCTCGGCATCTCGCGGGTGTGGCGGCTGTACATGGCGGCGTCGCGGCTGGGGTTCGACACCGACAACATCCAGCTGCACCAGACGCTGGGCGTGAAGCTCGGTCCGGGTGGACGCTCCGGCATGCCGCTGCGGGCGGGCTGGCAGTACCCCACCCCGCAGTCGGTGCGCCTGGGCCTGGCCGACCCCGTCGGGTCCGGCGTCGGCTCGACCGCCCCGCACTGA
- a CDS encoding DUF1641 domain-containing protein has product MTLAPDLPAAGAPTDDELAALLRDPEIRQSLAVIAANAPTLAVLASMGSALLQRSPEIVDNVNGIVRDLRTQVEGPEGAGGRQIAQAISSLADLAPVAPALAARKETITGFLDSPILQPEIVEIVGHLGEAALAADQATRGRQVSPGGVFALVKRIKDPEVQETLAFLLEFATVFGRRQRSSSATPPASAR; this is encoded by the coding sequence GTGACCCTGGCCCCCGACCTGCCCGCTGCCGGTGCGCCGACCGACGACGAGCTCGCCGCCCTGCTGCGCGACCCCGAGATCCGCCAGTCGCTGGCCGTCATCGCCGCCAACGCGCCCACGCTGGCGGTGCTGGCGTCGATGGGCTCGGCGCTGCTGCAGCGCTCCCCGGAGATCGTCGACAACGTCAACGGCATCGTGCGCGACCTGCGGACCCAGGTGGAGGGCCCCGAGGGCGCCGGCGGGCGGCAGATCGCCCAGGCGATCTCCAGCCTGGCCGACCTGGCCCCGGTGGCCCCGGCGCTGGCGGCCCGCAAGGAGACGATCACCGGGTTCCTCGACTCCCCGATCCTGCAGCCGGAGATCGTCGAGATCGTCGGCCACCTCGGCGAGGCGGCCCTGGCCGCCGACCAGGCCACCCGCGGCCGCCAGGTCAGCCCCGGCGGGGTGTTCGCCCTGGTCAAGCGGATCAAGGACCCCGAGGTCCAGGAGACCCTGGCCTTCCTGCTGGAGTTCGCCACCGTCTTCGGCCGCCGCCAGCGGTCGTCGTCCGCCACGCCCCCGGCATCGGCCCGGTAG
- a CDS encoding hydrogenase maturation nickel metallochaperone HypA translates to MHELSVAHAVVSTVVDALPAEPVRVREVHVRIGALSGVVPQALQFAYEVAALDTPLQDAVLRIEQVPVSVHCPACDEDRELPATTLFRCPSCGTPTGDVRHGEELEVARIVYDEAPVPAAGGAP, encoded by the coding sequence ATGCACGAGCTCTCCGTCGCGCACGCCGTCGTCTCGACGGTCGTGGACGCCCTGCCGGCCGAGCCGGTCCGGGTGCGCGAGGTGCACGTGCGCATCGGTGCGCTGTCCGGGGTCGTCCCGCAGGCGCTGCAGTTCGCGTACGAGGTGGCGGCGCTGGACACCCCGCTGCAGGACGCGGTGCTGCGGATCGAGCAGGTGCCGGTGAGCGTGCACTGCCCGGCCTGCGACGAGGACCGCGAGCTGCCCGCGACGACGCTGTTCCGTTGCCCGTCGTGCGGCACGCCCACCGGCGACGTGCGGCACGGCGAGGAGCTGGAGGTGGCCAGGATCGTCTACGACGAGGCGCCCGTCCCGGCCGCGGGAGGTGCCCCGTGA
- the hypB gene encoding hydrogenase nickel incorporation protein HypB — protein sequence MSTPRVVELRRGILEKNDLLAAQLRASFAAAGVRVSNWVSSPGTGKTALLETLLARATERGVSAAALVGDCATDNDARRLARSGAPVRQIVTEGMCHLEAEMLAEHLDAFDLDALDLLVIENVGNLVCPSGFDLGEDTRLALLSVTEGEDKPVKYPQLFHSSDALVITKTDLADAVGWDRDAAYAALAAVNPDAPVIETSARTGAGVDAVLDLLLLTPSPEATAAGSIPSREAP from the coding sequence GTGAGCACGCCCCGGGTCGTGGAGCTGAGGCGCGGCATCCTGGAGAAGAACGACCTGCTCGCCGCGCAGCTGCGGGCCTCCTTCGCCGCCGCCGGCGTCCGGGTCTCCAACTGGGTGTCCAGCCCAGGCACCGGCAAGACGGCGCTGCTGGAGACGCTGCTCGCCCGGGCCACCGAGCGGGGCGTCAGCGCCGCCGCCCTGGTCGGCGACTGCGCCACGGACAACGACGCGCGGCGGCTGGCCCGCTCCGGCGCCCCCGTGCGCCAGATCGTCACCGAGGGCATGTGCCACCTCGAGGCCGAGATGCTGGCGGAGCACCTCGACGCCTTCGACCTCGACGCGCTCGACCTGCTGGTCATCGAGAACGTCGGGAACCTGGTGTGCCCCAGCGGTTTCGACCTTGGCGAGGACACCCGACTGGCGCTCCTCAGCGTGACCGAGGGCGAGGACAAGCCGGTGAAGTACCCGCAGCTGTTCCACTCCTCCGACGCGCTGGTCATCACCAAGACCGACCTGGCCGATGCTGTCGGCTGGGACCGGGACGCCGCCTACGCCGCGCTCGCCGCGGTGAACCCGGACGCTCCGGTGATCGAGACGTCGGCCCGTACGGGCGCCGGTGTCGACGCCGTGCTCGACCTGCTCCTGCTCACCCCCTCGCCGGAGGCGACCGCCGCCGGCTCGATCCCATCCCGGGAGGCACCGTGA
- a CDS encoding nickel-dependent hydrogenase large subunit, whose translation MTTMDLNVSPLGQVEGDLDVRVTVTDGVVTDAWTEAAMFRGFEIILRGKDPQAGLIMTPRICGICGGSHLYKACYALDTAWGTHVPPNATRVRNIGQITETLQSIPRWFYAIMGPDLTAAQYANAPSYEEAARRFAPYVGASYQKGVTLSALPVEIYAIFGGQWPHSSFMIPGGVMCAPTLSDVTRSLAILDHWKNEWLEGQWLGCSVDRWMENKTWADVEAWMDENESQHNSDCAFFLRWAKEIGLDTYGQGYGNFLATGTFLDPELYQDPTIEGRNAALKSRSGIYADGEYFDFDQARVTEDITHSFYRGTGSRHPFDGVTDPIDPEEGRKQGKYTWAKSPRYEVPGKGFVPLEVGPLARQMMAARPDAAAHQDFDPLIKNVIDQLGPSVMTRVLARVHEAPKYYKQCRQWLNELDLHEDFYAKPAEPSSGKGFGSTEAARGALSDWIVIENGKIANYQVITPTAWNIGPRDGNDVVGPMEKCFIGAPVENPDFPVELAQVAHSFDSCLVCTVHAYDGKTGREIAKFRMGGG comes from the coding sequence ATGACCACGATGGACCTCAACGTCTCCCCGCTCGGACAGGTCGAGGGCGACCTCGACGTCAGGGTGACGGTGACCGACGGCGTCGTCACGGACGCCTGGACCGAGGCCGCGATGTTCCGCGGCTTCGAGATCATCCTGCGCGGCAAGGACCCGCAGGCCGGCCTGATCATGACGCCGCGCATCTGCGGCATCTGCGGCGGCAGCCACCTCTACAAGGCCTGCTACGCGCTCGACACGGCCTGGGGCACGCACGTGCCCCCGAACGCCACCCGGGTGCGCAACATCGGCCAGATCACCGAGACGCTGCAGAGCATCCCGCGCTGGTTCTACGCGATCATGGGCCCGGACCTGACTGCGGCGCAGTACGCCAACGCGCCGTCGTACGAGGAGGCCGCGCGCCGGTTCGCCCCGTACGTCGGAGCGTCGTACCAGAAGGGCGTCACGCTGTCCGCGCTGCCGGTGGAGATCTACGCCATCTTCGGCGGGCAGTGGCCGCACTCCTCGTTCATGATCCCCGGCGGCGTGATGTGCGCCCCGACCCTGTCCGACGTCACCCGGTCGCTGGCGATCCTGGACCACTGGAAGAACGAGTGGCTCGAGGGCCAGTGGCTCGGCTGCTCCGTGGACCGCTGGATGGAGAACAAGACCTGGGCCGACGTCGAGGCCTGGATGGACGAGAACGAGTCGCAGCACAACAGCGACTGCGCGTTCTTCCTGCGCTGGGCCAAGGAGATCGGCCTGGACACCTACGGCCAGGGCTACGGCAACTTCCTGGCGACCGGCACGTTCCTCGACCCGGAGCTGTACCAGGACCCGACGATCGAGGGGCGCAACGCGGCGCTGAAGTCCCGTTCCGGCATCTACGCCGACGGCGAGTACTTCGACTTCGACCAGGCCCGGGTGACCGAGGACATCACCCACTCGTTCTACCGGGGCACCGGATCGCGGCATCCGTTCGACGGCGTGACGGACCCGATCGACCCGGAGGAGGGCCGCAAGCAGGGCAAGTACACCTGGGCCAAGTCGCCGCGGTACGAGGTGCCCGGCAAGGGGTTCGTGCCGCTCGAGGTGGGGCCGCTGGCGCGGCAGATGATGGCGGCGCGTCCGGACGCGGCCGCGCACCAGGACTTCGACCCGCTGATCAAGAACGTCATCGACCAGCTCGGCCCGAGCGTCATGACCCGGGTGCTGGCGCGGGTGCACGAGGCGCCGAAGTACTACAAGCAGTGCCGGCAGTGGCTGAACGAGCTGGACCTGCACGAGGACTTCTACGCCAAGCCGGCCGAGCCGTCGTCCGGCAAGGGGTTCGGGTCCACCGAGGCCGCCCGCGGCGCGCTGTCGGACTGGATCGTCATCGAGAACGGCAAGATCGCCAACTACCAGGTCATCACGCCGACCGCATGGAACATCGGGCCGCGTGACGGCAACGACGTGGTGGGCCCGATGGAGAAGTGCTTCATCGGCGCGCCGGTGGAGAACCCGGACTTCCCGGTCGAGCTGGCGCAGGTCGCCCACTCGTTCGACTCGTGCCTGGTCTGCACCGTGCACGCGTACGACGGGAAGACCGGGCGGGAGATCGCGAAGTTCCGGATGGGCGGCGGCTGA
- a CDS encoding hydrogenase maturation protease, which produces MADADPTETAATFGPPATDTLVVGCGNLIRGDDAAGPVLVRLLAERGVPAGVRLVDGGTAGMDVAFAMRGARRVIVVDASRIGVEPGTVHRVPGEELMDLQPPQGNLHRFRWDQALGFAQWLLKDDYPDDVTVWLIEGASFDAGAPLSPAVDAAVTDVADRIAADLAHERTG; this is translated from the coding sequence TTGGCCGACGCCGACCCGACCGAGACCGCAGCGACCTTCGGTCCCCCCGCCACCGACACCCTCGTCGTCGGCTGCGGCAACCTGATCCGCGGCGACGACGCGGCGGGGCCCGTGCTCGTCCGGCTGCTCGCCGAGCGCGGCGTCCCCGCCGGGGTCCGGCTGGTGGACGGGGGGACCGCCGGCATGGACGTGGCCTTCGCCATGCGCGGCGCCCGGCGGGTGATCGTCGTCGACGCGTCGCGGATCGGCGTGGAGCCAGGCACCGTGCACCGGGTCCCCGGCGAGGAGCTGATGGACTTGCAGCCGCCGCAGGGCAACCTGCACCGGTTCCGCTGGGACCAGGCGCTGGGATTCGCCCAGTGGCTGCTGAAGGACGACTACCCCGACGACGTCACGGTCTGGCTGATCGAGGGCGCGTCGTTCGACGCCGGCGCCCCGCTGAGCCCCGCGGTCGACGCCGCGGTGACCGACGTGGCCGACCGGATCGCTGCGGACCTGGCGCATGAGCGGACCGGCTGA
- a CDS encoding NHL repeat-containing protein, whose product MTAVPPVWRATPGGAATHGVSARPLLRLGADAPGGLALPAATPTATQLYAPRGVWTDGERVVVADTGNHRVLVWHHRPDRDGAPADVVLGQPGMTAEGPAAGGRSSERGLHLPTGVSVVDGRLVVADAWHHRLLVWDALPQDDFAAPDLVLGQPDATAVAENAGGDVGPATFYWPFGFGVVAGTFWVTDTGNRRVLGWSGTGVPEPGREPDVVLGQDDPRSRAENRGGAVGPATFRWPHAVAGDAGTLLVADAGDHRVLGWTPPPTAPAQPPPVPRSTSPGAPPAGGAFHQWGDRDADLVLGQPDFTTAAELTYLPQGPSRLRFPYGIASDGGRLAVADTANNRVLLWDALPRTGSAAPADAVVGQPDFDLHGENRWATVEDDSLCWPYGLCLSGDLLAVADSGNNRVVLWRLG is encoded by the coding sequence GTGACCGCGGTCCCCCCGGTCTGGCGCGCCACCCCCGGCGGCGCGGCCACGCACGGCGTGTCGGCGCGACCCCTGCTGCGCCTGGGTGCCGACGCCCCCGGAGGGTTGGCCCTGCCCGCCGCCACCCCGACGGCGACGCAGCTGTACGCCCCGCGCGGGGTGTGGACCGACGGCGAGCGCGTCGTGGTGGCCGACACCGGGAACCACCGGGTGCTGGTGTGGCACCACCGGCCCGACCGCGACGGGGCGCCCGCGGACGTCGTCCTGGGCCAGCCGGGCATGACCGCCGAGGGGCCGGCGGCCGGTGGCAGGTCCAGCGAGCGCGGACTGCACCTGCCCACGGGGGTGTCGGTCGTCGACGGCCGGCTGGTGGTCGCGGACGCCTGGCACCACCGACTGCTGGTGTGGGACGCGCTGCCGCAGGACGACTTCGCCGCACCGGACCTGGTGCTCGGACAGCCCGACGCCACGGCGGTGGCGGAGAACGCCGGCGGGGACGTGGGGCCGGCGACGTTCTACTGGCCCTTCGGCTTCGGCGTCGTCGCCGGCACGTTCTGGGTCACCGACACCGGCAACCGGCGGGTGCTGGGCTGGTCGGGCACCGGGGTCCCCGAGCCCGGACGGGAGCCGGACGTCGTCCTGGGGCAGGACGACCCGCGGTCGCGGGCGGAGAACCGCGGCGGGGCGGTCGGCCCGGCCACGTTCCGGTGGCCGCACGCGGTCGCCGGGGATGCCGGCACGCTACTGGTGGCCGACGCCGGCGACCACCGCGTCCTGGGCTGGACCCCGCCCCCCACCGCCCCCGCGCAACCCCCACCAGTGCCACGTTCGACCAGCCCGGGCGCCCCGCCCGCTGGCGGAGCGTTCCACCAGTGGGGTGACCGGGACGCGGACCTGGTGCTGGGGCAGCCGGACTTCACGACGGCGGCCGAGCTCACCTACCTGCCGCAGGGGCCCTCGCGCCTGCGGTTCCCGTACGGCATCGCCTCCGACGGGGGACGGCTCGCGGTCGCCGACACCGCCAACAACCGGGTGCTGCTGTGGGACGCGCTGCCGCGCACCGGATCCGCCGCTCCCGCGGACGCCGTGGTCGGCCAGCCGGACTTCGACCTGCACGGGGAGAACCGCTGGGCGACGGTCGAGGACGACAGCCTGTGCTGGCCGTACGGCCTGTGCCTGTCCGGCGACCTGCTCGCGGTCGCGGACTCGGGCAACAACCGGGTGGTGCTGTGGCGCCTGGGGTGA
- the hypF gene encoding carbamoyltransferase HypF gives MTVVRVGVRVTGVVQGVGFRPFVHGLATGLGLAGHVGNDAQGVFVEVEGPDPAIAEFVRRVRDEAPPLAVVESVTTTPVDPTGVPGFVIVTSREGDAAADVALIPPDTAVCPDCLADVADPGNRRYRYPFTACTYCGPRYTIVTGLPYDRPFTTMAAFPLCADCAREYEDPADRRFHAQPTACPRCGPTLRWRDPDGADGLHADAALAAAQDALAQGRIVAVKGVGGYHLACDARDAAAVHRLRDRKARGDKPFAVMVRDLDAARSLVHLDPEASALLTSPQAPIVLAPVRDDDAAASVRNAVAPHQGFLGVLLPYSPLHHLLLSPHPDRPAGRVPDVVVMTSGNLSDEPLAIDPTEAEERLAGIADAFLHHDRGIHVSCDDSVVRVVDGDRQPVRRSRGYAPMPVRLPLDSPPALAVGGELKTTVCVASGRRAWMSQHIGDTANLETLALLERTADTLSALARVDPGLVVADLHPGYLSRRWAEQRAAATGARLRLVQHHHAHLGSLLAEHGVAPGEPVLGVAFDGTGYGTDGTIWGGELLLGSYQEVERVGHLRPVSLPGGDAAIRRPARTALAHLAAAGVDADTGIPAVAACDDVELRVVGRLLQTGAGCTPTTSVGRLFDAVASLLGVRHDASYEGQAAIELEALAAGADPGPDGAAWRMAVERDDAGALVIDPRPAVRAGAAATRAGVAAPAAARAFHEALADAVRDAAVLVRAETGVVRVGLTGGVFQNSLLTAACRGRLEAAGLTVLVHRVVPPNDGGLALGQAAVAASGGGVAGGGGT, from the coding sequence GTGACGGTCGTGCGGGTCGGCGTGCGGGTGACCGGAGTCGTCCAGGGCGTGGGCTTCCGCCCGTTCGTGCACGGGCTGGCGACCGGACTGGGCCTGGCCGGCCACGTCGGCAACGACGCCCAGGGCGTCTTCGTCGAGGTCGAGGGACCCGACCCGGCGATCGCGGAGTTCGTCCGCCGGGTCCGGGACGAGGCGCCACCGCTGGCGGTCGTCGAGTCGGTGACCACGACGCCCGTCGATCCCACCGGGGTCCCCGGGTTCGTCATCGTCACCAGCCGCGAGGGCGACGCGGCAGCCGACGTCGCCCTCATCCCTCCCGACACCGCCGTCTGCCCGGACTGCCTCGCCGACGTCGCGGACCCCGGGAACCGCCGCTACCGCTACCCCTTCACCGCCTGCACCTACTGCGGTCCGCGCTACACCATCGTCACCGGGCTGCCCTACGACCGGCCCTTCACGACGATGGCGGCGTTCCCGCTGTGCGCGGACTGCGCTCGCGAGTACGAGGACCCGGCCGACCGGCGGTTTCACGCCCAGCCCACCGCGTGCCCGCGCTGCGGGCCGACCCTGCGATGGCGCGACCCGGACGGCGCGGACGGCCTGCACGCCGACGCCGCCCTCGCCGCCGCGCAGGACGCCCTCGCGCAGGGACGCATCGTCGCCGTGAAGGGCGTCGGGGGCTACCACCTGGCCTGCGACGCCCGGGACGCCGCCGCCGTGCACCGGCTGCGCGACCGGAAGGCGCGCGGGGACAAGCCGTTCGCGGTGATGGTGCGCGACCTCGACGCAGCCCGCTCCCTGGTCCACCTCGACCCGGAGGCCAGCGCGCTGCTCACGTCACCGCAGGCGCCGATCGTGCTGGCCCCGGTCCGCGACGACGACGCCGCGGCCTCCGTCCGGAACGCCGTGGCGCCGCACCAGGGCTTCCTCGGCGTGCTGCTCCCCTACTCGCCGCTGCACCACCTGCTGCTGTCCCCCCACCCGGACCGCCCCGCCGGGCGGGTGCCCGACGTCGTGGTGATGACGAGCGGCAACCTCTCCGACGAGCCGCTGGCCATCGACCCCACGGAGGCGGAGGAGCGGCTGGCCGGCATCGCCGACGCCTTCCTGCACCACGACCGCGGCATCCACGTGTCCTGCGACGACTCGGTCGTGCGCGTCGTCGACGGCGACCGCCAGCCGGTGCGCCGCAGCCGCGGCTACGCGCCGATGCCGGTCCGGCTGCCGCTGGACTCGCCGCCGGCGCTCGCGGTGGGCGGGGAGCTGAAGACCACCGTGTGCGTCGCGTCCGGCCGGCGGGCCTGGATGAGCCAGCACATCGGCGACACCGCCAACCTGGAGACCCTGGCCCTGCTGGAGCGGACCGCGGACACGCTGTCCGCACTCGCCCGGGTGGACCCGGGACTGGTGGTCGCCGACCTCCACCCCGGCTACCTGTCCCGGCGCTGGGCCGAGCAGCGGGCGGCCGCCACCGGTGCGCGGCTGCGCCTGGTCCAGCACCATCACGCCCACCTCGGGTCGCTGCTCGCCGAGCACGGCGTAGCTCCCGGCGAGCCGGTGCTGGGCGTCGCGTTCGACGGCACCGGCTACGGCACGGACGGCACCATCTGGGGCGGCGAGCTTCTGCTCGGGTCGTACCAGGAGGTCGAGCGGGTCGGCCACCTGCGCCCGGTGTCGCTCCCCGGCGGCGACGCGGCGATCCGCCGCCCCGCCCGCACCGCGCTGGCCCACCTGGCCGCCGCAGGCGTCGACGCGGACACCGGCATCCCGGCCGTGGCCGCCTGCGATGACGTCGAGCTGCGGGTGGTGGGCCGGCTGCTGCAGACCGGCGCCGGCTGCACCCCGACGACGTCGGTCGGCCGGCTGTTCGACGCGGTCGCCAGCCTGCTCGGCGTGCGGCACGACGCGTCGTACGAGGGTCAGGCCGCCATCGAGCTGGAGGCGCTCGCGGCCGGCGCGGACCCGGGGCCGGACGGGGCGGCCTGGCGGATGGCGGTGGAGCGCGACGACGCCGGCGCGCTGGTCATCGACCCGCGACCGGCGGTCCGCGCGGGCGCCGCGGCGACCCGGGCGGGTGTCGCGGCGCCCGCGGCCGCACGGGCCTTCCACGAGGCGCTCGCGGACGCGGTCCGGGACGCAGCGGTCCTGGTCCGCGCCGAGACCGGCGTCGTCCGGGTCGGGCTGACCGGGGGCGTCTTCCAGAACTCCCTGCTCACGGCCGCGTGCCGGGGCAGGCTTGAGGCGGCGGGCCTCACGGTGCTGGTGCACCGGGTGGTCCCGCCGAACGACGGCGGACTGGCGCTCGGGCAGGCGGCTGTCGCAGCATCGGGTGGCGGTGTGGCCGGCGGAGGAGGGACCTGA